One Panicum virgatum strain AP13 chromosome 9K, P.virgatum_v5, whole genome shotgun sequence genomic region harbors:
- the LOC120652122 gene encoding protein STRUBBELIG-RECEPTOR FAMILY 6-like, whose product MMSSMVKARTCDCRAASGMALGAAGVAALLMATVFTGVTGDTNSDDVTALNTFYTALNSPSQLTNWVPQNGDPCGQSWLGVTCSGSRVITIKVPDMGLNGTLGYNMNLLTELSELDVSNNNLGGSDIPYNLPPNLERLNLDKNNFIGTLPYSISQMSALQYLNLGHNQLSDINVVFDQLTNLTTLDFSYNSFSGTLPESFSNMTSLSTLYLQNNQFTGTIDVLTDLPLTDLNVANNQFSGSIPEKLKSINNLQTHGNSFSNSPAPAAMEPPSDTPPLRPSPSGTPSRSKNNSSPSQGSDTDNGGSDGKSSKVGGAVVAGIVISLVVVGALVAFFLIKRKAMRRQQEGDVEKNEHLSPVASGKIKQLRPIRSISLSPTGKELKNNVSMNLKPPSKIELHKSFDENDPTNKPATKKVNLSSIRATAYTVADLQVATESFSADNLVGEGSFGRVYRAQLSDQKVLAVKKINFSAIPDHPSDFFIKLVASVANLNHPNLSELNGYCSEHGQCLLAYEFYKNGCLHDLLHLSDGNSRSLSWNNRVKIALGSARALEYLHETCSPSIIHKNFKSSNILLDDELNPHISDCGFADLIPNQELQESDDSSGYRAPEAIMSGQYSQKSDVYSFGVVMLELLTGRKAFDSSQPRSQQSLVRWATPQLHDIDSLDQMVDPALEGLYPAKSLSRFADAIALCVQPEPEFRPPMSEVVQSLVRLVQRSSMGAGLSSERNSCRFDESGDHTF is encoded by the exons ATGATGTCCTCCATGGTGAAGGCAAGAACGTGTGACTGCAGAGCAGCCTCAGGCATGGCTTTGGGCGCTGCCGGAGTGGCGGCGCTGCTCATGGCCACCGTCTTCACTGGCGTCACCGGCGACACCAACTCCGATGATG TGACTGCCCTCAACACGTTCTACACAGCATTGAACTCGCCGTCACAGCTGACAAATTGGGTGCCCCAGAACGGCGACCCTTGTGGCCAGTCCTGGCTTGGGGTTACTTGCTCTGGTTCAAGAGTGATAACAAT AAAAGTACCTGACATGGGGCTAAATGGGACCCTGGGATACAACATGAATCTCCTCACTGAACTGTCTGAGCT TGATGTGAGCAACAATAATCTCGGTGGAAGTGACATCCCATATAATCTCCCACCAAATCTGGAGAGACT AAATCTTGATAAAAACAACTTCATTGGGACCTTACCTTACTCCATTTCCCAAATGTCCGCACTTCAGTATTT AAATCTTGGTCATAATCAGCTGTCAGACATCAATGTTGTGTTCGACCAGCTCACCAACTTAACAACATT GGACTTCTCATATAATTCGTTTTCTGGTACTCTTCCTGAAAGCTTCAGCAACATGACAAGTTTAAGCACCCT TTATTTGCAGAACAACCAATTTACCGGCACGATAGACGTCCTCACTGATCTTCCTTTGACTGACCT AAATGTTGCAAATAACCAATTCAGTGGGTCGATCCCTGAAAAACTAAAGAGCATAAACAATCTCCA GACACATGGCAACTCCTTTAGCAACAGTCCTGCACCAGCTGCAATGGAACCTCCATCGGACACGCCACCTTTGCGACCATCGCCTTCTGGAACTCCAAGTCGTAGTAAAAATAACAGCAGTCCATCACAAGGAAGCGATACCGATAATGGTGGCAGTGATGGCAAAAGCTCCAAAGTAGGCGGTGCTGTGGTTGCAGGAATTGTGATATCACTTGTGGTTGTAGGTGCATTGGTTGCCTTCTTTCTGATCAAGAGGAAAGCTATGAGGCGTCAACAAGAAGGTGATGTTGAAAAGAACGAGCATCTCAGCCCTGTTGCTTCTGGGAAAATTAAAC AACTTAGGCCCATCCGCTCTATCTCACTCTCACCAACTGGAAAAGAACTGAAGAATAATGTCTCAATGAACTTGAAACCGCCATCAAAAATCGAGCTGCACAAGTCCTTTGACGAAAATGATCCAACCAACAAACCTGCCACGAAGAAAGTAAACCTCTCTTCGATAAGGGCAACTGCATACACAGTGGCAGACTTGCAGGTGGCAACGGAGAGCTTCAGTGCTGACAATCTGGTTGGTGAAGGCTCTTTTGGACGTGTTTACAGAGCACAGTTGTCTGATCAGAAG GTTCTGGCTGTGAAGAAAATCAATTTCTCTGCCATCCCAGACCACCCATCTGATTTCTTCATCAAGCTTGTTGCAAGCGTTGCAAACCTAAATCATCCAAACCTCTCAGAGCTAAATGGCTACTGCTCAGAGCATGGACAGTGCTTGCTGGCATATGAATTTTACAAGAATGGATGTCTTCATGACCTCCTCCACCTGTCAGATGGAAACAGCAGATCGTTGTCGTGGAATAACCGTGTCAAGATTGCGCTAGGATCAGCGAGGGCATTAGA GTatctacatgaaacttgttcgCCGTCTATCATCCACAAGAATTTCAAATCATCTAACATACTGTTGGACGATGAGCTTAACCCCCATATTTCAGATTGTGGGTTTGCAGACCTAATTCCCAATCAGGAACTCCAG GAATCAGATGACAGCTCGGGATACAGAGCTCCTGAGGCGATCATGTCTGGTCAGTACTCTCAAAAGAGCGATGTTTACAGCTTTGGAGTCGTCATGCTTGAGCTCCTGACTGGCCGGAAAGCATTTGACAG CTCTCAGCCAAGGTCCCAGCAATCACTAGTCCGGTGGGCTACTCCGCAGCTGCACGACATCGACTCGCTAGATCAGATGGTTGACCCAGCACTGGAGGGGCTGTACCCTGCGAAATCGCTCTCCCGGTTTGCAGACGCAATCGCTCTCTGCGTCCAG CCCGAGCCAGAATTCAGGCCGCCGATGTCGGAGGTCGTCCAGTCGCTGGTCCGCCTTGTGCAGCGATCAAGCATGGGGGCGGGGCTTAGTAGCGAGAGGAATTCTTGCCGGTTCGATGAATCTGGTGATCACACGTTCTAG
- the LOC120652121 gene encoding RING-H2 finger protein ATL64-like, which translates to MAAAAAAGAVTVAACATAVLALITTSSSNDDEARSGATVAPEVEAVSSPAPPRECAVCLSELPTAGAEEEGRSGPEPAAVRALPACGHAFHADCIGRWLPLRPECPLCRRPVLLGDGQRQAVAASSATPAPPWARPTRGIACGFGDGRVVWTRSPSARQ; encoded by the coding sequence atggccgccgccgccgccgcgggcgccgtgaCCGTGGCCGCCTGCGCGACCGCCGTTCTGGCCCTCATCACGACGTCGTCGtcgaacgacgacgaggcgcggagcggcgccacggtggcgccggaggtggaggcggtttcttcgccggccccgccgcgcgagTGCGCGGTGTGCCTGTCCGAGCTGCCGACGGCtggagcggaggaggaggggcgctcgggccccgagccggcggcggtgcgggcgcTGCCGGCGTGCGGCCACGCGTTCCACGCCGACTGCATCGGCAGGTGGCTGCCGCTGCGCCCGGAGTGCCCGCTCTGCCGCCGCCCCGTGCTGCTCGGCGACGGGCAGCGGCAGGCCGTGGCGGCGTCGTCGGCCACGCCGGCGCCTCCGTGGGCGCGACCGACGAGGGGGATAGCCTGCGGCTTCGGTGACGGCAGGGTGGTGTGGACGCGCAGCCCATCCGCCAGGCAGTAG